Proteins from a single region of Symphalangus syndactylus isolate Jambi chromosome 12, NHGRI_mSymSyn1-v2.1_pri, whole genome shotgun sequence:
- the LOC129469184 gene encoding protein FAM231D, with translation MGSSKGLWKERPSAHTSECFSTTACPVACILLVWNSQTPAGLQSLCTGRHPSLSARAQWAGPQASREEGTFWTECVGQERWLIRSGSSQNESQEDQGADLISHAGLKADNRRESSTWANEVEDRRPQCTSALNLTPSHPHAPHLLTTFLRSVIGIKIPPGLVATGGTVA, from the coding sequence ATGGGGTCTTCAAAGGGACTGTGGAAAGAGAGGCCTTCAGCCCACACCTCTGAATGCTTTTCCACCACAGCATGCCCTGTGGCCTGTATCCTGCTGGTGTGGAACAGTCAGACCCCTGCAGGGCTGCAGAGCCTCTGTACTGGGCGGCATCCCAGCCTGAGTGCCAGAGCTCAGTGGGCAGGCCCCCAAGCAAGTAGAGAGGAGGGCACCTTTTGGACAGAATGTGTGGGACAAGAGCGATGGCTCATCCGTTCAGGTTCCTCACAAAATGAGAGTCAGGAAGATCAGGGCGCAGACCTGATTTCCCACGCAGGGCTGAAAGCAGACAACCGGAGGGAGAGCAGCACCTGGGCCAATGAGGTAGAAGACAGAAGACCACAGTGTACTTCCGCCCTCaacctcaccccctcccacccacatGCTCCACACCTCCTAACCACCTTCCTCAGAAGTGTAATAGGAATCAAGATTCCCCCTGGCCTGGTTGCTACGGGAGGCACAGTGGCCTGA